The proteins below come from a single Triticum aestivum cultivar Chinese Spring chromosome 5D, IWGSC CS RefSeq v2.1, whole genome shotgun sequence genomic window:
- the LOC123121605 gene encoding probable folate-biopterin transporter 6: MLEEEHGAMGADGLAGSAPERGGGWAEAALEPVRWVRMLCRELGATFVAGVVLVYGLNQGFAGSFFRVASDYYWKDVQRVQPATVQFLSIFFHVPWVLKPLWGVMTDVFPVRGYRRRPYFVFSGMLGMFSTAILASVGLSVTSAVVCFVGISTAVAIADVTIDACIAKNSIDKPALAPDMQSLCAFSSSLGALIGYATSGMFVHHLGAQGALGVMALPPTMLVFLGFYIYELKMYQHNMKEKVLNKVTVAVKGMVQTIKYPVVWKPSLYMFLSLALSISTHEGQFYWYTNKEPPNPGFSQEFVGMVHAVGAVASMVGVLIYHKNLKDYPFRSILFFAQLLHGASGLLDLTFVLRWNLALGVPDAVFVTLEECVSRVVGRVRLMPMMVLSTKLCPPGAEGTFFALLMCIDSLGMLVAKTGGAFVLRALHVTRTDFSNLWLAVLLRNLLRLSALGAIFLVPTADQTDVLLPQDLLSSGSPAAAAGDEEERLLQLGKLTSHTDDDV; this comes from the exons ATgctggaggaggagcacggggcCATGGGGGCGGACGGCCTCGCCGGCAGCGCGCCGGAGCGGGGCGGCGGGTGGGCGGAGGCGGCGCTGGAGCCGGTGCGGTGGGTGCGGATGCTGTGCCGGGAGCTGGGCGCGACGTTCGTGGCCGGGGTGGTGCTGGTGTACGGCCTCAACCAGGGGTTCGCCGGCTCCTTCTTCCGGGTGGCGTCCGACTACTACTGGAAGGACGTGCAGCGGGTGCAGCCGGCCACCGTGCAGTTCCTCTCCATCTTCTTCCACGTCCCCTGGGTCCTCAAGCCCCTCTGGGGGGTCATGACCGACGTCTTCCCCGTCCGAGGCTACCGCCGCCGCCCCTACTTCGTCTTCTCAG GAATGCTTGGAATGTTTTCAACTGCTATTCTTGCCAGTGTTGGACTATCAGTGACTTCTGCAGTAGTTTGCTTCGTGGGAATCTCCACAGCAGTTGCCATTGCTGATGTTACAATAGATGCATGCATTGCAAAGAACAGTATTGACAAGCCAGCATTGGCCCCAGACATGCAGAGCCTTTGTGCATTCTCGTCGTCGCTAGGTGCACTTATTGGGTATGCTACAAGTGGCATGTTTGTCCACCATCTAGGAGCACAG GGTGCATTAGGTGTGATGGCTTTACCTCCTACTATGTTGGTTTTCCTAGGATTTTACATATATGAGCTGAAAATGTATCAGCATAACATGAAAGAGAAG GTTTTGAACAAGGTTACTGTGGCAGTTAAAGGGATGGTTCAGACAATAAAGTATCCAGTAGTGTGGAAACCATCTCTTTACATGTTCCTTTCGCTGGCCCTCAGTATCAGCACTCATGAGGGGCAGTTCTACTGGTACACTAACAAGGAACCGCCTAATCCTGGATTTTCACAG GAATTTGTGGGGATGGTGCACGCCGTCGGCGCGGTGGCGTCCATGGTGGGCGTCCTGATCTACCACAAGAACCTCAAGGACTACCCGTTCCGGAGCATCCTCTTCTTCGCCCAGCTCCTGCACGGCGCCTCCGGCCTCCTCGACCTCACCTTCGTGCTCCGGTGGAACCTCGCGCTCGGCGTCCCGGACGCGGTCTTCGTCACCCTGGAGGAGTGCGTCTCCCGGGTCGTCGGCCGCGTCCGGCTGATGCCGATGATGGTCCTCAGCACCAAGCTCTGCCCGCCGGGCGCCGAGGGCACCTTCTTCGCGCTGCTCATGTGCATCGACAGCCTCGGCATGCTGGTCGCCAAGACCGGCGGCGCCTTCGTGCTCCGGGCCCTGCACGTGACGAGGACCGATTTCAGCAACCTCTGGCTCGCCGTGCTGCTGCGGAACCTGCTGAGGCTGTCCGCGCTGGGCGCCATCTTCCTGGTGCCCACCGCCGACCAGACCGACGTGCTGCTCCCGCAGGACCTCCTCAGCTCCGGCTCCCCGGCGGCtgccgccggcgacgaggaagaGAGGTTGTTGCAGCTCGGGAAGCTCACTTCTCACACTGACGACGATGTATGA
- the LOC123121606 gene encoding pentatricopeptide repeat-containing protein At4g30825, chloroplastic, with product MGLDLVGFSSRVLPTSVGYAADRRHSRGGAAASHGFLAWRSHPRAALKDGVVCSTEDGGRAESTLCVSAPSEDASRTGGVAADLGRDIADGITASQASSAGRKKGGRLWRRPPGGDKPARAPRRAPVRKDPQVRRVLVNNPDVNAILSGVSRESSIEECNSVLIRLEKHSDVKALDFFVWMKANGKLERNADAYRLALQAIAWKEDWRRAELLLHEMVAVSGCRLDARAFNGLMYVCAKRRLADWGTKWFHVMLEREVQPNVSTFGMLMGLYQKTGSLKESEFAFAKMRECNVKCVNAYSAMITLYTRSRLFDKSEEVITLMKDDGVVPNMENWLVQLNAYSQQGKMEEAELVLQSMEDGGVSPNVVACNTVITGYGKVSEMQKAKEVFHRLESSGLAPDETTYRSMIEGFGRADKHQEAISYYKKLKSSGFQPNASNFYTMINLIARHDDSESAAEILRDMRAAGCQCSSIVTILVRAYGTVGRMHKVLPILQSCFYKKVLYDATSCSILVTTFVQNSLLEEALCVLREKKWKDSDFEDNLYHILICSCKEAGSYEDAVRIYSQMPESRTHPNLRICCTMIDVFSIMERFTDAETLYLELKASACVLDMIAYSVIVRMYNKAGRPEDACSVLEDMDKQKEIVPDKYLFLDMLRTYQKCGLLEKLTDTYYRILKSEVECDEAMYNCIINCCGPAIPVDELSRIFDEMIQLGHLASTVTLNVLLDIYGKAGLFNRAEKVFSMARKQGLADTISYNTIIAAYAQSGNYRSMNYFVQKMQDAGFPVSLEAYNCMLNAYGKSGQLEEFSAVLQKMRRARCDFDHYTYNIMMNIYGRKGWIEGVAYVLSELKSRGVEPDLYSYNTLIKAYGIAGMPEDAVKLMQEMRIKGINADRVTYTNLIAALQRNENFLEAVKWSLWMKQTGVVGVGARP from the coding sequence ATGGGGCTGGATTTGGTCGGGTTCAGCTCTCGGGTGCTGCCAACCAGCGTCGGGTACGCCGCGGACCGGCGCCACTCCCGTGGCGGAGCCGCCGCATCCCACGGCTTCCTTGCCTGGAGGAGCCATCCGAGGGCAGCTCTGAAGGACGGCGTGGTTTGCTCTACGGAGGACGGCGGCCGCGCGGAGTCCACGCTGTGCGTGTCCGCTCCGTCTGAAGATGCCAGCCGCACCGGCGGAGTGGCAGCGGATCTTGGCCGGGACATCGCGGACGGCATCACCGCCAGCCAGGCGAGCTCCGCGGGGAGGAAGAAAGGGGGGAGGTTATGGAGGAGACCGCCGGGCGGAGACAAGCCGGCGAGGGCTCCCAGGCGCGCCCCCGTGAGAAAGGATCCACAGGTTCGCAGAGTTCTGGTGAACAATCCCGATGTGAATGCGATTCTGTCCGGCGTCAGCCGGGAGTCCAGCATCGAGGAGTGCAACTCCGTCCTGATCCGTCTGGAGAAGCACAGCGATGTGAAGGCCCTCGACTTCTTCGTGTGGATGAAGGCCAACGGGAAGCTCGAGAGGAACGCCGACGCCTACCGGCTGGCTCTCCAGGCCATTGCCTGGAAGGAGGACTGGAGGAGGGCCGAGCTGTTGCTCCACGAGATGGTCGCTGTTTCGGGTTGCCGGCTCGATGCCCGGGCGTTCAACGGGCTGATGTATGTCTGTGCCAAGAGGAGGCTTGCTGATTGGGGAACAAAGTGGTTTCATGTGATGCTGGAGAGGGAGGTGCAGCCGAATGTGTCCACATTTGGTATGCTCATGGGCCTTTACCAGAAGACTGGGAGCCTCAAGGAGTCCGAATTCGCTTTCGCGAAAATGAGGGAATGCAATGTCAAGTGTGTCAATGCTTACTCAGCCATGATAACTCTGTACACGCGTTCACGCCTTTTCGATAAGTCCGAGGAGGTTATCACATTGATGAAAGATGATGGGGTTGTTCCAAACATGGAGAACTGGTTAGTGCAGCTAAATGCTTACAGTCAGCAGGGCAAAATGGAAGAAGCAGAATTGGTGTTGCAGTCCATGGAAGATGGAGGTGTTTCCCCAAATGTTGTGGCATGCAATACTGTGATTACAGGGTATGGAAAGGTTTCTGAAATGCAAAAGGCGAAGGAAGTGTTCCACAGACTTGAGAGTTCAGGTTTAGCTCCCGATGAAACAACTTATAGATCAATGATAGAAGGTTTTGGTAGAGCAGATAAACACCAAGAGGCAATTTCGTATTACAAGAAGCTCAAGAGTTCCGGTTTTCAACCAAACGCGTCCAACTTCTACACGATGATTAACTTAATAGCAAGGCATGATGACAGTGAAAGCGCGGCTGAAATTCTTAGGGACATGAGGGCAGCAGGCTGCCAGTGTTCATCTATTGTTACTATTCTTGTCCGGGCATACGGAACAGTCGGGAGGATGCATAAGGTTCTACCAATTCTGCAATCATGCTTCTACAAGAAGGTTTTGTATGATGCTACCTCATGCTCTATTTTAGTAACAACGTTTGTTCAAAATTCTTTATTAGAAGAAGCTCTTTGTGTTTTGCGTGAAAAGAAGTGGAAAGATTCTGATTTTGAAGACAATCTGTATCATATCTTGATATGTTCTTGCAAAGAGGCTGGCAGTTATGAAGATGCTGTAAGGATATACAGCCAGATGCCAGAATCCCGAACGCATCCAAATCTCCGCATTTGCTGCACTATGATTGATGTTTTCAGCATCATGGAGAGATTTACTGATGCTGAAACCTTGTACCTTGAGCTGAAGGCTTCAGCTTGTGTTCTTGACATGATTGCTTATAGTGTAATTGTGAGGATGTATAATAAAGCTGGGAGACCAGAAGATGCTTGCTCAGTTCTGGAAGATATGGATAAACAAAAGGAAATAGTTCCTGATAAATACCTTTTTCTTGACATGCTTCGGACTTACCAGAAATGCGGCCTGCTCGAGAAGTTGACTGATACATATTATCGGATACTCAAGAGCGAGGTTGAATGCGATGAAGCCATGTATAACTGCATTATTAACTGCTGTGGCCCAGCGATACCAGTCGACGAGCTCTCGAGAATTTTCGACGAAATGATTCAACTAGGACACCTGGCCAGCACTGTCACCCTGAATGTGTTGCTAGATATATATGGAAAAGCTGGGCTTTTCAACAGGGCTGAGAAGGTGTTTAGCATGGCCCGGAAGCAAGGACTGGCAGATACCATATCATACAACACTATCATCGCGGCGTACGCGCAGAGCGGGAATTACCGCAGCATGAATTACTTTGTCCAAAAGATGCAGGACGCAGGGTTTCCGGTTTCTCTCGAGGCGTACAATTGCATGCTGAATGCCTATGGAAAGTCAGGCCAGCTGGAGGAGTTCTCTGCTGTTCTGCAGAAAATGAGGAGAGCAAGATGCGACTTCGACCACTACACTTACAATATTATGATGAACATATATGGGAGAAAGGGTTGGATCGAAGGCGTCGCCTACGTTCTTTCGGAACTAAAGAGCCGCGGCGTTGAGCCAGACCTGTACAGTTACAACACATTGATAAAGGCTTACGGGATAGCGGGAATGCCCGAAGATGCTGTCAAGCTGATGCAGGAGATGAGGATCAAAGGTATCAACGCTGATCGAGTGACGTATACTAACCTCATAGCAGCTCTACAGAGGAATGAGAATTTCCTAGAGGCGGTCAAGTGGTccctctggatgaagcaaacagGAGTTGTAGGCGTCGGAGCTCGACCATAA